TCCGCTGCGCCGCCTGATCCAGCAACGGTTGCCCGGAGGATTCCAGCACCAGCACTTCATACAGCGAGCCATCGCGGTTGATCGAAACCATCAGGCGCAAATTGCCGTAGATCTGCTTGCGCCGCGCTTCGTCGGGGTAATTCAGGTTGCCGATGCGCTCGACCTTCTTGCGCCATTCGTCCTTATACCAGGCGCCCTTGTCTTTCATGGTCGAAGCAGCGCTCAGGCGGTGGATGCGCGGGCGCTTGGCGTACAGCTGTTGTTCGTTGGCCAGTTCCGCTTCCAGGCTGGCGATGTCGCTGGACAGCTGTTCAGTGTCGAACGTCGGCGCCGCCACCGCAGGCTTGGTTATCGGCTTGATCTCTTCGTTCTTGGCCGGGGCTTTTTTCGGCTTCGGCGCGACCGTGGTCACGGCAGCCTTGGGCGCAGCTTCCGGCACTGGCGGCTTGGCGGCCGGCGGTGGCGTGACTTTCTGCACCTTGTTGTCCTGGAAGGGCGCGACCTCGGTGGTCTTGGGAATCGCCTTTTTATCCAGGGTGCCGCTGCCTTCCTGATTTTCCTGGGCAAGGAAATCAGCTTTCGCAGGCTTCTTTTCGCTTTTGAAGGTGGCGAGGGTGATTTCCAGGGTTTTGCTGATCTGCTTGGGTTCGACCATCGTGAACCCGACGCCCAACAGCAAGGCCAGGTGAATCAGCGCCGCTAGAAACAGGGTAAATCCGAGGCGATCGGCCGGGCGCACGCCACGATGGGCGAGTTCAGGGGGCAGATCGGACGGAAGTGTCATGACAAAAAAACCAACATCGCGTTTTTACGGGCTCGGCATGATAACGCAATGTTGGTTTTTAGCTTCAAGCTACAAGTATCAAGCGACAAGCTGTAGGGCGTCAGCTTCAAGCTTGCGGCTTGCGGCTTGCGGCTTGCAGCTGCTTCTCTATGGCATCCATCAGCATGCCGCCGATGTCGGTGCCAAACGCATTATCAATCTCGCGAATGCAGGTCGGGCTGGTGACGTTGATTTCGGTGAGGTGCTCACCAATCACGTCCAGACCCACGAACAGCAGGCCTTTCTCACGCAGGGTCGGGCCGACCTGAGCAGCGATCCAGCGATCCTTGTCGGTCAACGGGCGGGCTTCGCCACGACCGCCGGCCGCCAGGTTGCCACGGGTTTCACCGGCGGCCGGGATGCGTGCCAGGCAGTAATCCACCGGTTCGCCGTCGATCATCAGGATGCGTTTGTCGCCATCGATGATTGCCGGCAAGTAACCCTGGATCATGATCTGCTGCTTGCCATGCAAGGTCAGGGTTTCGAGGATCACCGACAGGTTCGGGTGGCCGACGGTGTGACGGAAGATCGACGAACCGCCCATGCCGTCCAGCGGCTTGAGGATCACATCGCCGTGGTGATCGGCGAACTCGCGCAGCACGTCCGGGCGACGGCTGACGATGGTCGGCGGCGTGCACTGCGGGAACAGCGTGGCGAACAGCTTTTCGTTGCAATCGCGCAGGCTTTGCGGCTTGTTGACCACCAGCACGCCAGCGCGCTCGGCTTGCTCCAGCAGGTACGTGGAGTAGACGAACTCCATGTCGAATGGCGGATCCTTGCGCATCAGGATCACGTCAAGATCGCTCAGCAGCGCGTCGGTCTCGGCTTCCAGTTCGAACCATTTTTCCGGGTTGGCGAAGACTTTCAGCGGACGCATCCGCGCTCGGGCTTCACCTTCGGCCTGGTACAAATCGCTCTGTTCCATATAGAACAGTTCCCAGCCGCGCTTCTGTGCGGCCAGCAGCATGGCCAGCGAGCTATCCTTTTTATAGGAGATGCTGGCAATAGGGTCCATGACAATCCCGACGCGAACGCTCATGGGTTTTTCCTCGAATTGGGGTGGTCCGGATGGACACGAAAAAGTGGCGTCAGATTGGCGCCCAGTGTGTTCCCGGTCAAGGAAAAACCACCGTGTCAGTCGCCCGATAGATTGGTGTTGGAGACTGTGCTAAAAAGGCTGCCATGTCGTGCTGGCCCTTGAACATCAAGGGTTTCGAGCCACCGAAGGTCCGTAAACGGACAATTTGATTCGCAAAGGCGACGGTAGAGCATTTATGGAACAGCATTCCAGCGCCTTGAAGGTCATGGTGATCGACGATTCGAAGACGATTCGTCGTACCGCCGAAACGCTGTTGAAAAACGTGGGTTGTGAAGTCATCACGGCCATCGATGGTTTCGATGCCCTGGCCAAGATTGCCGATAACCATCCTGGCATCATCTTTGTCGACATCATGATGCCGCGCCTGGATGGCTATCAGACCTGCGCGTTGATCAAGAACCACAGTGCGTTCAAGTCCACGCCAGTGATTATGCTGTCGTCCAAGGACGGGCTGTTCGACAAGGCCAAGGGGCGCATCGTCGGCTCCGACCAGTTTTTGACCAAGCCTTTCAGCAAGGAAGAACTGCTGAACGCGATCCAGGCCCATGTACCGGGCTTCGCCGCCGTTTTGCCGCAGTAGGACACGCACAGTGACGCTCGGCCAGCGGGCCCGGCGTTGACAAGAATGGGGAAGACCATGGCACGTATTCTGATCGTCGATGATTCGCCGACCGAAATGTACAAACTGACCGGCATGCTGGAAAAGCACGGTCATGAAGTGTTGAAAGCCGAAAACGGCGCCGACGGCGTGGCCCTGGCCCGTCAGGAAAAACCCGACGCGGTGCTCATGGACATCGTCATGCCCGGCCTCAACGGTTTCCAGGCGACCCGCCAGTTGACCAAAGACCCGGAAACCGGGCATATCCCGGTGATCATCATCACCACCAAGGATCAGGAAACCGACAAAGTCTGGGGCACACGCCAGGGCGCCAAGGATTACCTGACCAAACCGGTCGACGAAGAGACCCTGATCAAAACCCTGAACAACGTGCTGGCCGGTTGATCGTCCGGCCATGACCGAGTCGCTGACGGCTTTCGAACTGCTGCTGCAGATTGATCAGCGCTGTCGTCTGCTGGCGGCGGATCTGCCATCCCAGCCAACCCGACAGGACCGCTGGAGCGGCATCGGCTTTCGCTTGGGCGAAAACTGGTACGTCGCGCCCATGGGCGAAGTCAGCGAGGTCCTGCACGAACCGCGTTTCACCCAGTTGCCGGGCGTCAAACCCTGGGTCAAGGGTGTGGCCAACTTGCGCGGACGATTGCTGCCGATCATGGATTTGTGCAGCTTCTTCGGACATGAGCAGTCGACCCTGCGCAAACAGCGGCGGGTGTTGGTGGTGGAGCACGGTGAAGTGTTTGCCGGGTTGATGGTCGACGAAGTCTTCGGCTTGCAGCACTTTGCCCAGGACAGTCTGGAACCGGTGTCGATGGCCGATCTGCACGGGCCGATTGCCGCGTTCGTCCAGGGCCGGTTTCAGCGTGAGCAGACGTGGCAAATATTCAGCCCGTTTACGCTGGCGCAGTCGCAAAGCTTTATGCATGTAGCGCTGTAATCAAGGCGACGCCGCAATCCTGTAGGAGCGAGGCTTGCCCGCGAAGAACGAAAACGCGGTGTTCCCGTAAGACCGTAGCGCCTGCTTCGCGGGCAAGCCTCGCTCTTACAAGGGCGTCGTTGAATCAGGCAGTACAGGCGAGGACCGATGATAAAAACAAAAACAGGCAAGCCAGAAGGATCGCGCAGCCGCTCGCAGATCATCGTGCTGTTCATCGCGCTGATCATCTTCATCATGCTGCTGTTTGCCAACTTCGCTTACCTCAACACGCAAGCCACGTATGACAAACAGTACATCGGCCACGCCGGCGAACTGCGCGTGCTGTCCCAACGCATCGCCAAAAACGCCACCGAAGCCGCTGCCGGCAAGGCGGCAGCGTTCAAGCTGCTGAGCGATGCACGCAACGACTTCGCCCAACGCTGGGGTTACTTGAAGAAGGGCGACCCGGCCACCGGCCTGCCGCCAGCGCCGTCCGCCGTGCGCCCGGAAATGCGCGCCGTTCAGC
This region of Pseudomonas mandelii genomic DNA includes:
- the pilG gene encoding twitching motility response regulator PilG, with translation MEQHSSALKVMVIDDSKTIRRTAETLLKNVGCEVITAIDGFDALAKIADNHPGIIFVDIMMPRLDGYQTCALIKNHSAFKSTPVIMLSSKDGLFDKAKGRIVGSDQFLTKPFSKEELLNAIQAHVPGFAAVLPQ
- a CDS encoding energy transducer TonB; this translates as MTLPSDLPPELAHRGVRPADRLGFTLFLAALIHLALLLGVGFTMVEPKQISKTLEITLATFKSEKKPAKADFLAQENQEGSGTLDKKAIPKTTEVAPFQDNKVQKVTPPPAAKPPVPEAAPKAAVTTVAPKPKKAPAKNEEIKPITKPAVAAPTFDTEQLSSDIASLEAELANEQQLYAKRPRIHRLSAASTMKDKGAWYKDEWRKKVERIGNLNYPDEARRKQIYGNLRLMVSINRDGSLYEVLVLESSGQPLLDQAAQRIVRLAAPFSPFTGDLSDIDRLEIIRTWKFARGDRLSSN
- the pilH gene encoding twitching motility response regulator PilH, with product MARILIVDDSPTEMYKLTGMLEKHGHEVLKAENGADGVALARQEKPDAVLMDIVMPGLNGFQATRQLTKDPETGHIPVIIITTKDQETDKVWGTRQGAKDYLTKPVDEETLIKTLNNVLAG
- a CDS encoding chemotaxis protein CheW; protein product: MTESLTAFELLLQIDQRCRLLAADLPSQPTRQDRWSGIGFRLGENWYVAPMGEVSEVLHEPRFTQLPGVKPWVKGVANLRGRLLPIMDLCSFFGHEQSTLRKQRRVLVVEHGEVFAGLMVDEVFGLQHFAQDSLEPVSMADLHGPIAAFVQGRFQREQTWQIFSPFTLAQSQSFMHVAL
- the gshB gene encoding glutathione synthase — its product is MSVRVGIVMDPIASISYKKDSSLAMLLAAQKRGWELFYMEQSDLYQAEGEARARMRPLKVFANPEKWFELEAETDALLSDLDVILMRKDPPFDMEFVYSTYLLEQAERAGVLVVNKPQSLRDCNEKLFATLFPQCTPPTIVSRRPDVLREFADHHGDVILKPLDGMGGSSIFRHTVGHPNLSVILETLTLHGKQQIMIQGYLPAIIDGDKRILMIDGEPVDYCLARIPAAGETRGNLAAGGRGEARPLTDKDRWIAAQVGPTLREKGLLFVGLDVIGEHLTEINVTSPTCIREIDNAFGTDIGGMLMDAIEKQLQAASRKPQA